The Oncorhynchus masou masou isolate Uvic2021 chromosome 25, UVic_Omas_1.1, whole genome shotgun sequence DNA window taCGGATTGTCGGGTACTTCCTGTTCACACAACAAATACAAAGCAGAGGTCATCAACAAGCATCTCAAATAGTCTAAAATGACTCGTCCtacacaaacacagaaatacaggGTTGTTTTTTTTTAAGGCCTTTATATGTAGAAACAAAAGTCTACCACCTGGGTAACCAGGTGTGTGTGAACTCTATTGCCAAGCCTTGCCAAGCCCATCAATGACATTAATGGATCAATTAagtggcagagagagatagaaaaagcaGGACTGAGTGAGATGGAGTTCTGCACCGTATGACCTTGGATAGGTAAGTCTCGTAGGAAGCAGACTGTGGCAGTCAGCTAGCCTTTGGTACTTAAGGTCCATACGTttgattttatttcacctttatacacagctcaaaaaaataaaagggaacacttaaaacaacacaatgtaactccaagtcaatcacacttctgtgaaatcaaactgtccacttaggaagcaacactgattgacaataaatttcacatgctgttgtgcaaatggaatagacaacaggtggaaattatagacaattagcaagacacccccaataaaggagtggttctgcaggtggtgaccacagaccacttctcagttcctatgcttcttgGCTGATgctttggtcacttttgaatgctggcggtgctttcactatagtggtagcatgagacggagtctacaacccacacaagtggctcaggtagtgcagctgtggcaagaaggtttgctgtgtctgtcagcgtagtgtccagagcttggaggcgctaccaggagaggggccagtacatcaggagacgtggaggaggccgtaggagggcaacaacccagcagcaggaccgctacctccgcctttgtgcaaggaggagcactgccagagccctgcaaaatgacctccagcaggccacaaatgtgcatgtgtctgctcaaacggtcagaaacagactccatgagggcggtatgagggcccgacgtacacaggtgggggttgtgcttacagcccaacaccgtgcaggacgtttggcatttgccagagaacaccaagatgggcaaattcgccactggtgccctgtgctcttcacagatgaaagcaagttcacactgagcacgtgacagacgtgacagtctggagacgccgtggagaatggtCTGCTGCCTGCagcatcctccagcatgaccggtttggctgtgggtcagtcatggtgtggaaTTTCTTTGGGGGAcctgtcagcagttcctgcaagaggaaggcattgatgctatggactggcccgcccgttccccagacctgaatccaattgagcacatctgggacatcatgtctcgctccatgccacgttgcaccacagactgtccaggagttggtcggatgctttagtccaggtctgggaggagatccctcaggagaccatccgccacctcatcaggagcatgcccaggcattttagggaggtcatacaggcacatggaggccacacacactactgagcctcattttgacatgttttaaggacattacatcaaagttggatcagcctgtagtgtggttttccactttacattttgagtgtgacttcaaatccatgggttgataaatttgatttccattgatcatttttgtgatttgttgtcagcacattcaactatataaagaaaaaagtatttaataagaatatttcattcattcagatctaggatgtgttattttagtgttcccttaattttttgtgcagtatatatatatatatatatatatatatatatatatatatatatatacatacatacacggaGGGAAGTTccattgagaccaaggtctctttttcttcacaaaaaagtaaGCAAATACAAAGTACATAATAAGGAAACAGTGATACTAATGACAACGAACAGCAGGAGCTGATACACAACAATACAAACGATTAAAAATGCCATCTGTCAGAGAACAGGTCAACTAAAGTTAGATGGGTGGTCAGTACTCACGCCACGTAGTCTGCGATGATTACAGGTTTGGGGATGTGTCCTGCGGGGATGTGTCCTCGGAGGATCTCTGGCTCCATCATCAGAGGGGCGGCTGGAGAGGCAACATGGCCGTCCAACACCTCCGGGATAGTctggagggtggggagaggggtcTGCGCTGAGGTCCTGGAACCGCCCAGCTGGGGAAGGATGGGGATCGGCGGTATGATTACTATGTTGTCAGCAGGGTTGAGGTCAATTCCATTTTAATTCatgtcaattcagaaagtaaaccaaattccaaatCCAAATGTTCAAGAGGaaagtctgtgtgtcagtgtgcttCCTGAATTAACTGGAATTTAACATGGTTGTCAGTATGTATACTCTGTGCCTTGGTTGTGAAAAAAAGAAGAGCTTTACAAATTAAGTGAATAAATATTAATTAAAGTTTTGTACTAGTGTACTAAGAGACTTACAGCAGATATTGGCAGGGAAGATCCAATGGTTTTCATCTGAGAACAAAGACCAATGGGAAAGGATGAGGCAAAGGATTTGTCATGGAACAcaagaaattgcagcccaaaaggacaactgtgtgtgtgtgtgtgtgtgtgtctaatccCGCCCTCACCTCCTGCGctaacccctccctcctcagcctcgccGCCTCGTGCCGCCACAGCTTCAGACACACACCGGCGCCCACAAAATATATTATCATGTTGACGAACAGAAAAATAATGGCGGCGGTCTGGCCGGCCTCTGTGCGGCAGAAGGCTCCGTTGACTCCGTTGTTGAAGACAGGGATGTAACAGAGGCCTCCTCTGGTTGTGTCCCTGACGTACATTACTGCTGCTACCATGTAGAGAAACCCAAGGGCCAGGTTAATTACACACTCAGTCAACGGCCACCAAGACGAGTCTAGGAGGATGGTACGGTAGTACATGGTCATCCCCAGGACTAGCATAATGACTGTTACTatccaggccaggccagccactACCAAGATGAAGGGGGTTTTGGGTCCGTCGTAGCTGAACGATCCGCTGCCTCCATACGCTGCTGCACCGCCCCCTAACCCCCCAAACAACTGTGGCTGGGAGTAGCCGAACATATTGAACCACTCGTTGTCCTTGTGCACATAAGCACACGCGCAGGCGAAGACGACAGCGCCCAAAAGGAGCTCGACGCAGCCCAGGATGCGCAGTAACCCCGCCCAGGACTTCATGTAGGCGTAGCGCTGGTGGTAATCCTCCACCCGCTCGCTGTAAGTCTTGGCTGAGCGGAATGTGACGCCTGAGACAGACTCGAATGCATCGCTTCCTAGCAACATGGCGTCACGTTCTTTTCTGGAGTTGTAGCTGCCGCCAGAGCCTCCGTACGGATCCAAGTAGGAgccagggagtgagggagaggggggaggggagcagGGGACACCTCTAGTGGTTCCTGGTTTGAGGTCGTCTTTTTCCGTCAGCGGCGGGGAGGGGGGTAAGGAGAAGGGCTTGTTGCTGCTACCACGGACACTGTTGCCGCGGAAGAAGTTCTTGAAGGAGTCAGGAATGAAGCGGCGGACTGGTTTGATGTCCATGGCCGCACTGTCGTTGTCAAGGCGCTCCGAGGCACCGTCGCTAAGGGGGTAGAAGTCAGGGCCCACGGGGGGCTGgtctgggaggggaggggggggcagggggTCGGAGCTCACAGCCAGGTCTGCCCCCCTGAACCCCCAAGGgagcggggaggaggagggaggtcctGGTCCCTCCATAAGGAGCCCACTGGGACCTGGTCGTAGTGAGGTTCTGCATCCCGGACAATGTTGAAACGGCCAGAGGAACCTCCTCTAGCAGACATGGGGACGCACTGGTCTCTGCCCtcgtacagacacagagaggagagaggctgtggtTAGAAAATGCAGGACAATATTGCCAAAGGATGAGCTGCTTGATAGTCTCAAATCTATGCAGTATACTTTGTTTGTCCTCTAAACTACCTTTACAAAAGCATTAGAGGACAAAGATTGTTAACCTCAAGACATGAGATATGATCTGGATTACTattacagtgagtgtgtgtgtgtgtgttattgataTGTATAATTATTGTTGtgtaattttcttgttactttCTGATTTTTTTAATGCATTATTCttttttagtttatttagtaaatatactctttcttgaactgcactgttggttaatgttttgtaagtaaacatttcacggtaaggtctacctgttttatttggcgcatgtgaaaattaaaatcagatttgatgtgtgtgtgtgtgggggggtggggggaacGGGCACTGTCTTCAATTAGGGGCTTCCTGGTTATTGGCAATGCCAGATATACTGTTACCCCCCCCCCAGATAACACAAAGAACCTACCCAGATTCACCTAAACCTCATGAGGATTACTGGAAAGCAATACATTTTAGTGAGTGGACTATCTTG harbors:
- the marveld2b gene encoding LOW QUALITY PROTEIN: MARVEL domain-containing protein 2b (The sequence of the model RefSeq protein was modified relative to this genomic sequence to represent the inferred CDS: deleted 2 bases in 1 codon), which translates into the protein MSARGGSSGRFNIVRDAEPHYDQVPVGSLWRDQDLPPPPRSLGGSGGQTAVSSDPLPPPPLPDQPPVGPDFYPLSDGASERLDNDSAAMDIKPVRRFIPDSFKNFFRGNSVRGSSNKPFSLPPSPPLTEKDDLKPGTTRGVPCSPPPSPSLPGSYLDPYGGSGGSYNSRKERDAMLLGSDAFESVSGVTFRSAKTYSERVEDYHQRYAYMKSWAGLLRILGCVELLLGAVVFACACAYVHKDNEWFNMFGYSQPQLFGGLGGGAAAYGGSGSFSYDGPKTPFILVVAGLAWIVTVIMLVLGMTMYYRTILLDSSWWPLTECVINLALGFLYMVAAVMYVRDTTRGGLCYIPVFNNGVNGAFCRTEAGQTAAIIFLFVNMIIYFVGAGVCLKLWRHEAARLRREGLAQEMKTIGSSLPISALGGSRTSAQTPLPTLQTIPEVLDGHVASPAAPLMMEPEILRGHIPAGHIPKPVIIADYVAKYPTIRTEEERDQYKAVFKDQYAEYKELHAEVQVMAKKFDEMDELMRNLPPRPSSQLEKERINTIVLEYQRKKADPTVLEKRERCEYLKNKLSHIKQKINEYNKVMDWNDGFN